In a single window of the Deinococcus aetherius genome:
- a CDS encoding 50S ribosomal protein L25/general stress protein Ctc: MELRAVPRKSQEKLAEGLIPAVAYNKDHNVSFAIDRKAFDRAFRQQGTTGLFDIAIEGGETFPALVKTVQMDKRRRQAMHADFFMVTYGEPIEVSVPVHTTGKSRGETMGGLVDVVVHNLAVIAPGPRRIPQEITVDVTRLNIGDHMTAGQIRLPQGVKLAAAEDVVVISVLPPRLSEEELAAEQQAAQVAGLVAAGELSEEAAAAVLEGDATIEEAKAETTGEPATDDVSGPDQTIQEQ, translated from the coding sequence ATGGAACTGAGAGCCGTCCCCCGCAAGAGCCAGGAGAAGCTGGCCGAAGGCCTGATCCCCGCCGTCGCCTACAACAAGGACCACAACGTCTCCTTCGCCATCGACCGCAAGGCCTTCGACCGCGCCTTCCGTCAGCAGGGCACCACGGGTCTCTTCGACATCGCCATCGAGGGCGGCGAGACCTTCCCCGCGCTCGTGAAGACCGTGCAGATGGACAAGCGGCGCCGCCAGGCCATGCACGCCGACTTCTTCATGGTGACCTACGGTGAGCCCATCGAGGTCAGCGTGCCCGTTCACACCACCGGCAAGAGCCGGGGCGAGACGATGGGCGGTCTGGTGGATGTCGTGGTCCACAACCTCGCGGTGATCGCGCCCGGTCCCCGGCGCATCCCGCAGGAGATCACGGTGGACGTGACTCGCCTGAACATCGGTGACCACATGACCGCCGGCCAGATTCGGCTCCCGCAGGGCGTCAAGCTCGCCGCCGCCGAGGACGTTGTGGTGATCAGCGTGCTGCCGCCCCGCCTGAGCGAGGAGGAGCTGGCCGCCGAGCAGCAGGCCGCCCAGGTCGCGGGCCTGGTTGCCGCCGGCGAACTCTCCGAGGAAGCGGCTGCGGCCGTCCTAGAGGGCGACGCCACCATCGAGGAGGCGAAGGCCGAGACCACGGGCGAGCCTGCCACCGACGACGTTTCCGGGCCCGACCAGACCATTCAGGAGCAGTAA